The sequence ACCCGGACAGGATGCACTGTCTTGGGGTGGTAGGCAGTGGAATGGGTGGGTTGGTGGTAAGCCTGCTGCTCCAGCTTTAAAACCAGCACTTGCCACACCTGAGTCAGACTCTGGTGGACTCCAGCACTGGAGTGAAGCTGCCGTCAGACCGAATTTAGCCTGGTGAAACTTACTCGCTTAATGTAGCAAAAACCAGAAAGGGACAGGAAATAGTATGGGAAGGGTTGTAAACATAAACTGCGGGAGCTAGCATGGTTAGTAGGTTAACAACAGCAGTTGATAAAGTTGTGAATTACACAGcattttattaaacattttaccGTCATTAACCCCCGTCACTGTCCTTGCACTCACTGCGGCCAACCAGCAGCCCTTCTTCTATAAAGAAACGATTTTCCTGAACAAAAGGTCAATCCCACCTTTTCTCTCAAACTGGTTGCACAATGAAAAGCCTCAAGATTTTGTGTCAAAGTTACATCAATTTGAACTTTGCGTAAAGCAAAGCATGTTTTGCCCCCTTTTCTACACAGAAACGCACTGGAAGCCAAAACTGGTCTGACTGTACCTTAGTATGGTCACGGACAGTATCAGAGAGGTGTTAACCTGCCTATCAGGCTcagtcttatttttgttttttccactaAATGTCTAAACTGACACAACAATGCAAGAGGGAAAGGCGTGGCAGTGGAAGCAATGGAGAATGTGGCGGCTGAAAAATGGGTTAAGATGAAGCAAAATGAggtaaaagcagagaaaaactgaGGTTGAGCTGGTGGCAAAAGACAGgttgtttaaataaaaccaaaggGAATGTATagtgtgagtcagtgtttcTCCCTCCGAAGGCTAAGACTTGTGAGTGAGAGCACTTGGTTATGTTACTGTCAAATCAGTGTGTTtgacaaatctgttttcagtaTGAGTGTTATTGGATTGGACTGCATGAGAAGCACAGGTTTTGTTTACCAGTGTGGATCAAATCGTTAATATTAcacgtgtgtatatgtgtgtgtgcgtgttcatgCGTGTTGTCTTGTGGGTGTGCGTGGAAAGGGGGAGGGGTGCTCATGGCTGTTTCCTGTGGGAGAATGGCAGATCAGGGGTGAGAGGTCAGTGTCTCAGGGGGTCACAGTGGGGATGAGGTGAGGTCAGATTCGGGGCAAATGCATCTCGATAAATTCCTTTACAGCCGCCATCTCCTGCAAGGGAGAAAAACAGATGTTGGTACAGTGAACAAATCCAACTTATACAAAAATACTGAGCCTGCATTAGACACGAGGAATAAAAAAAACGGTATGTCTACAAAAGTatggggaaaaaagttttcaagaCGGGCTTAATTTAGGCAAGCCTAGAAAATATTGAGTGGCAAAGTTGAAAGAATTATTTTAGCCATCCAGGTTTCTGGAAGTCCAGTTAATTTTCTGCAAAGGCCATATTAGGTCAGTGTAGAACAAATCAAAGTTAATGTGGATGTGAAACTCTCCTGCTGAATTCAGTGTAAAAAGGTGAGcaactacattaaaaaaaacaacttttgttttgtttttggataaAGTCAAAGATAAGTTGtgtgaatataaaaaaattaaaagaagtgATCTAAGACTCCCAGGGTGCATTTCAGTGAGAAAGCTCTACTCAGAAGCTTAAAATTCTATTGCATATACTCATaagagtgaagaaaagaaactgtttaaaGGCAAAATCTTCACAAACTGATTTAGCTTCACACAAGCAGGATAAATCCACACTTACATACACGTACCTGAGGAGAGGAGCTGTGAGAGAGCCCTGGGTAGGTTTTAAAGGTGATCATCTGAGGGTTAACTATGGATTTGAGTTTTTCTGCGGTCATGGCACCAAACTGCACAGGGATCATGGGGTCCACCTCACCGTGGCACTGCAGGATCGGGAGGCTCTTGTTGCCGCTTGACGCCTGCGGGTCAGACACAACAGAGGCCGACCACGTCCACACTGAAAATGcatgttttgccttttgtttcGGCCTTTGATTCATACATCATTaaacacctgtgtgtttattcaAAGGTATCTACTGTGCATGGAAATATTCAATACccaaaatgaaatcatttttttaaagtttaaactgaggaggcagaggaacCATAAAACTGTGACTGTACCGATGGGAAACTCCTGTGAAGCGGCAGCCAGCAACTGAGGGCTACAACACCAGCCAGCTGATGCTGGCAGGTCAGGGCGGTATACAAGGACAAGGCCCCACCCTGGGGAGGAATGGAggaagcaaacagagagagagagagaaagaagaacaaacacagtTTATTACATGCATTAACTAGCATTTCCAAACACTGCTTCCACAAATATGGTCTTACTGGAAATAAACCAAGATGTAAAATCCTACCTGAGAGAAGCCACCAAGCATTATACGGTTTGGGGGGATCCCATTTTTGGCCTCATGTTCGATTATGGCCTTgactggaggaaagaaagaaagatcgTGGGTTAATCAATGGAGAGACAACACATAATTCATATATGTTAAGGGGCAGGTAGCTTGGTACTAACTTAGCTCACTGTGCCGTCGATGCATGGTGCGGAAAATTTAGTACGATGAGCGCATACAAACAAAAAGTAGATCAGACATTAAACTGTTATATCGGttcttcatttctctccctctcacttttaggagggattttaaatctcactcTCTGACCACTGGGTGGAGCCTCAGTATTTTAAATTGAACATTGTTTACATAAATGTTTACTAGCTTGCAGTTGTCTTCTTCCCTGCCTTTTATCGAAGCATTGCAGCATATCTCGGCTTGTTACTGCCACCTGCTGATGAGTGGAATAGTGTGCAGAGACCCTacaactgaacaaacacaacagaaacagggaACCTTTCAGTAAGACTATAACTGCACACGTCCGCACAAGGGCCAATTACTGCCCGACGTGGGAGTGAATGTCAGATTATTGGTTTTGGCAAGTTACTAATCTCATCCCGATGTCTAAAAGTATATGAGGAGGACATTTCCAACTGTGTTCACTGACACGCTCTGGATGTGAACCGTACAGACGCCTTAAGGTGCATATGTATATTTAAAAAGCATCTTCAAACCTGAGATTTTCCTGATTATATACAGTTCATTTGTATGGCTTAAATACTTTACTCTGCTCTTATATGTTGTCTTCTCAGTCTCATATCTCCATATTTCTCTGTTCATTTTCCTGTAGCGTCCTTTCTGTTGTCAAAATAACATTTGCTTGCATATTTATGTAGATCACACGTTCACAAGACCAATACATCAACATGTTTTGCCCGATCCCGCCGCAGCGGGGTCGGTCTGAATGCCCTCTTACTTTACTTGAAGCGAATTAAGTCAAAACTGATTGTATACAGTGGTGTTTCTCTGGTTAGCACTGTTAGCAGTACTGGTGAGATGAATGTCACCTCTGTGGTTTTTGAAAACATGAAACTCACTGTTTTCTGCTGCCTTCTTGATTCCAGATTCGTCCTCTGGGGAATCGGGGCTGAGACCCATGAGGTCAAAcctgcacacatacagaggcGAGCGTTTAAGGAAATCAACAGATACAATCACAGTATTGTCAAAGGAAATATGGGGGCCTATTGTGGTTTCCAGGGAAACAATGGCATCCAGTGTTGAGCTAAAAGGCTGTTTCTTTCATCACGCCAACTCACCATGCGGGCATCATCATCTTCATGTTGAGAGTGACGGGGATTTGGGGCCTGCAGGGGGgaaatggagggagggaaatgaaaacatgacaacTGGAGATCACCAGCAGCTGAAAGTTGCTTAAAGCCGCTTTTGCATTTTGACggataaatttgttttttaaaaaaatctataaaccACAGATTTGTTTACAAGTTAGTTTTGTAATTCACTccacacacaaccaaacaaagaaagaaagagatgttgCGTTTTCCTCCGTGCTGACAAGTGACAGTCTTGGAGGCATAAAATGCAACAGAAGGATTAGAAATGAAAAGACTCACGCGTGGGGGCAGATGAACTTGACGTGAGGCAGCTGGATCCCCGTCAAAGTGTCAGCCCACCCATGCCTGACAGAAAACAGGGAGAAAGCAGCTCTTTGTTTCTAATCCAGTTGCAGCAAAATCACAAATGTACAGTGCATGCGACCCACAAATACAGAATTACAACTTAATACGGTGCATAATACAATGTGTGGTACACAATGTTGCTTATAAACACTGAAGTAAtgcaatttaaaaatgtttcctcttGGGGTATAATTATGCCTTTAAGAGAACAATGTATGATCTCCActatagatttttttcattcatggtGTTTTCAGTGGCGTATCATGAAATTAAACTGCATGAATGTGGGCATGAACTACTGTATTTACACTTTGCGACTTCATGTGTCTGTGGAGGACTGAAAAGCTATTTGATCTCAAAAAAGCCAAGTGTAACTGCAACCAGGGCTGTAcccaggatttaaaaaaatattaaacaattTTCATACTCATGCAGCTTGTCATGAAATGGGCAGGACACCTTTTTAAAAAGCTGGCGCTGATACGAGTTTCAGTTTTGACACCGGGCCTTCTTATTTCATTTGACATTTATCTGGTATTTTTtggtatttatttctttgtaaaacacttgtctttttttttttttttaaatctgccacaaaaataaataaaattttcttcttatcattattgttgttatttgctGCCAGATTTATGTACTTGACAGTTTTCCATACTCGGTGCTACACACACTTTGATCAGTCCCAAAACAAAAAGTTCCACGACCAGCCCGAGCCAGGAAAGGCCTTCTTTTGTAATATCTGAGGTGTGAAATTCTTTTTGCCAACACAGAGTACAAGTATAAAGTCATCCAAATTACATGGAAACCATTGGTGCACTTCTACACTGATATTGCTCACATGtacataatgacaataaattgaacagaaaacagaaaaatcagacTTATAAGTAAATAATCCCTCACCCTGAGTCTCCCAATCCATGAAGGAAGATCACCTGTaacagataaaaccagtggttAGGTCTTTGTCTTTCCAGATTTTAAATCCCACCACACCCACATTACCTGACCATATTTTTTAACCAGATACAGAGACATGTAGACATTTCTGATAGAGATCTACCACACTGGAAACTAGTTGCCGAAAGGAAGAAACCTCTGACCTCGCCTTAGAACAGTACAGTATGTTAAATCCCAAGAAATAACAAAATCCCTCTTTGAACTTTGAGCCAGTTTATCACATTGCATCGGCCTTTGTGTACACAGTGTGCTACTGGTAAGTGTGTGTACTTGttccaaaacagagaaaaaacaggTGCCAATCTCCCATTCTTGCCAAGATAAGCTCTCACCGCCAGTTTCCACACGCTACACCCCGCAGAGACACCATGAAAGGGAATAACAACAATTTTAAAAGCTGGCAATTCGTGCTTGTTGGCTGGGAATCAGAGATTCAGCTGTCTCTGCAGAGATCAAAACACTTTTCTTCCATGTAGGGATGGAGATGAGGTTCAGAGCTGGAACCAGTGACGGACAGCTTTGATCCTGGCGTTTAGCACATCCCTGCACTCTACCTGAACAAAGCTCGATGAAAGACGTGTTTAATTTTTACGCTCAGATCCAGCTGATCCCTGCTTCTACACAATGTGCCTGATTATCGCACCGTACTTGTTACACCTACTGCTACAGGTGCAGCTACAGGTGAGGCTTTTCCATAGGAAGGAACAGTGTTTATTAGGACTTGTGACATGGTAGAAATCATGATCACAACCATCATAAGGATTCCCTCTATACTGATCAAGTCTGAATGAAGGTCTGGAGAGGACGTCAAACTCAACCAACCAGACAATAGCGTGTCACCGGACATGTCCCTGAATTTAGACTTTGACACCCCTTCTCCACCCGTCCTCAACATGCTCTGGATAGGAGCATCAGTTTCGTTAAAGATAATGAAGCATGTCATGTTTTGTGCTTTCACTCACCGCCGCGGTCTCCTTCTCCATCCCGGACACCGTCACGGCTTCGGCGAGCAGCGGCACAGACATGTTGTTGCCACACATACACTGTAAGAGGTGCTGTAgtcagaggagaggacagaggtcaGCTGACTGCGAATCCCACAGAGAGAAActgcataaaataaaataaaataaaataaaataaaataaaatatgctgtCATGTGCATCGAGGCCTGATAGAGAGTTTTATTTAACTATCgtacattttctgacattttctagcattttgcaaaatgttcctttttgttttacacatgaTTTTGAGAGTTTCCAAGCCTGACTATGAACCATGAGACCAATCACATGAcagatttaacacaaaatatttaaaagccACTTAAAGTTTCTATCTTTTATTCCTGTGGTTGTAGAGAAACTAGTGGAAACCCTCATGTTCTGGAGCATTTTGTGGATGACAAATACTACAAATACATACCAGTTTACAGAAATAATCAGTATACTTGCTGCTGATGTATCAGCCCTGGGCTCTGGAGTCACTGCATTACATCATATTAAATTAGGGAAGACTTATTTTCTCTGGTCTCTAGCTCTGCAGGATAAGTGAACTGTACAAGCTCAATAAAACAGACAAGGGCACAATGTCCACAGGGGGTGGTGGGGGACAAGTCActctcactttttaaaatcagattttcacTCCCTActtttacagtttcagtttgatttacTCACTAAAATCTCCCTGAACAATGTCGTCAGACTGTCGAGTGGGATTTTTAGGCCCTTGGTTTTACCCCTCAGGCTGACCTGACTGGTCACAAACGTCAAAAGCTGTTCAAATCACCACGGCGTATTCAAATTCTAAAACCAGTAGAGCTTATTCAAAACACAGGACTTACAAACACGTCATGCAGTGTCGTATATAGTGGCACCATGTAGTTCAGCAGGACTACATGTTTTCAGCGATGACAATGAGCAGCTCCGTCTGACAGTTACAGCTCCGGCTGGTTGTCAGCGCAGCCATTCAACCCGCAAACAGGAGCAACAAAGCtcaacataacacacacaaacacataacgAAGCTGCTACTGAACCTAGAGCAGCAGTCATgaggtatgtgtttgtgtgtccgtcAGGTTTCTGTAGTCAGCAGGTGACGGGACTCATTAACTAAATGAAACACACTCCCGCCCTCTCTCTACTGTACTCTGTAAATCAGCTGCAGGCATAAAACGCTGCTGCTGTACCGAGAGCCAGCCATCGATAACAAGAACGAGATCAGgttgttgttttacagtaaagtcGACCAGTAAAAGCCTTTGCTCATTAATGGCCTTTAACTTTCTGATGATGTGGGACAGGACGAGACAAGACAGGATGGGCGGGTCAGGCGGCGTGCCGTCTGATTGGTTAACAGGCGATGAGGAGATGGGGAAATGTCTGAAACACGGAGGTTAATGTGTAAACCTTGAAAGGGCATTAAAATTCCACTGCTGTTATTATTGCTGCTTTTTGGCACATGAGAAACTCCCATCTGAAGGTCACGTTCACACCCAAAATACATGGAAGTGGACGCTACCTGTGTGACTCAAGAGTCCAAAGAGTGGACAAAAGACAGTGTTTTTGCTCTGTCTGCATCCTGACCCTTGATAAATGAGTAATAGCTGAATAATAACTGGACAAGTCGAGTCAAGTACCAGGAAAAAGCCTCTTTCAATGCAGTGCTAATTTTTGGAAATTTGCTAAACTTTCACATGTATCGTCTTTTCACCGGTGAAATAGAATAAAGTACACTCActtactttttgttttcaagtaCAATTTTAAGTGCACGTatcatacattttatttcagagagaaatactGCGGCTTTTAATC is a genomic window of Toxotes jaculatrix isolate fToxJac2 chromosome 13, fToxJac2.pri, whole genome shotgun sequence containing:
- the lypla2 gene encoding acyl-protein thioesterase 2; this translates as MCGNNMSVPLLAEAVTVSGMEKETAAVIFLHGLGDSGHGWADTLTGIQLPHVKFICPHAPQIPVTLNMKMMMPAWFDLMGLSPDSPEDESGIKKAAENIKAIIEHEAKNGIPPNRIMLGGFSQGGALSLYTALTCQHQLAGVVALSCWLPLHRSFPSASSGNKSLPILQCHGEVDPMIPVQFGAMTAEKLKSIVNPQMITFKTYPGLSHSSSPQEMAAVKEFIEMHLPRI